In Nostoc edaphicum CCNP1411, the sequence CTGTATTGCGCGGATTAGGCTATAACGTCAAGGTCACAAATACTGCTTTGACGGATGAGGAAACTAAAAAGGCAATTCGTGAATTTCAGACAGGTTATAAGCTAAAGCCTGTTGATGGGATAGCAGGGCCAAAAACCCAAGATTTTGCTGCCAACATCGTTCAAATTCTGCAATCAAATTTGAATGCAGTGTTGAAGCCAAATCCTCCCTTACCGCGCGATCATTTTTATGGTCCCCAAATGGAAGCAGCGGTGAAGGAATACCAGAAGAAAAATCAGTTGCAAGAAACCGGAATTGCTAATTTAGCGCTCCGGCAAAAGCTCGATCAAGAAGCAAAGACACTTTTGGGTCAGCCGACAGCTAAACCAACAGCTAAACCGACAGCTAAAC encodes:
- a CDS encoding peptidoglycan-binding protein; translated protein: MWCGFGKSSATFAVTCLITASLVVDTGFAAPQRSYTPQQFRSVLRGLGYNVKVTNTALTDEETKKAIREFQTGYKLKPVDGIAGPKTQDFAANIVQILQSNLNAVLKPNPPLPRDHFYGPQMEAAVKEYQKKNQLQETGIANLALRQKLDQEAKTLLGQPTAKPTAKPTAKPTAKPTATPTATPTATPTATPTATPTATPTATPTATPTATPTSTPTATPTATPTSTPTATPTATPTATP